A region of Streptomyces sp. NBC_01267 DNA encodes the following proteins:
- a CDS encoding multinuclear nonheme iron-dependent oxidase has product MIGGVSIGVAVEAACDQYARGETSGGWVTDFVEYGVHTAAGVPDWVVETRRALGSGLTLHPLDMNMAQPEQGAGPWVESLASLVREHEVTALVSDAGFWYLDRRRGTWFRPPDMNLAASRCGESAAAIAAACGVPFRVENPPLEWLPNSPCLWSFLDEASDHEGVQICLDLSHVLQFERNVHGRSPVLPRSFPWERVAEIHLAGYVRAEYGGRPVYLDQHLADIPAEEYRLLAQVVELRGTETPLGICLEMEPREPGAFVAAVDNIHTAIGAVA; this is encoded by the coding sequence GTGATCGGCGGCGTCAGCATCGGAGTCGCCGTCGAGGCCGCATGTGATCAGTACGCACGCGGAGAAACCTCGGGAGGCTGGGTCACCGACTTCGTCGAGTACGGCGTCCACACGGCCGCCGGGGTTCCGGACTGGGTGGTCGAGACCCGGCGGGCGCTGGGCTCCGGGCTGACACTTCACCCTCTCGACATGAATATGGCCCAGCCGGAACAGGGTGCCGGACCCTGGGTGGAGTCGCTGGCGTCCCTGGTGCGGGAGCACGAGGTCACGGCACTCGTCAGCGATGCCGGCTTCTGGTACCTCGACCGGCGCCGAGGCACGTGGTTCCGTCCCCCGGACATGAACCTGGCGGCGTCACGGTGCGGGGAGAGCGCCGCCGCGATCGCGGCGGCGTGCGGGGTTCCGTTCCGGGTCGAGAACCCGCCACTGGAGTGGCTTCCGAACTCCCCGTGCCTGTGGTCGTTCCTGGACGAGGCGTCGGACCACGAAGGCGTACAGATCTGCCTCGACCTCTCGCACGTCCTGCAGTTCGAGCGCAATGTGCACGGACGCAGCCCCGTCCTGCCCCGCTCCTTCCCGTGGGAGCGGGTCGCGGAGATCCATCTCGCCGGATATGTGAGGGCCGAGTACGGGGGCCGGCCCGTGTACCTCGACCAGCATCTCGCCGACATCCCGGCGGAGGAGTACCGACTCCTGGCCCAGGTCGTCGAACTGCGCGGTACGGAGACCCCCTTGGGTATCTGCCTGGAGATGGAGCCGCGCGAGCCGGGGGCCTTCGTGGCTGCGGTCGACAACATCCACACGGCGATCGGCGCCGTAGCCTGA
- a CDS encoding alpha-mannosidase: MHSKRRLTEQRLDRVLNQRIRPAVHARTVPVEIAIWNAPGEPVSVSDGLAAPYEPVALGHRWGPPWSTSWFRISGTVPREWAGLRVEAVIDLGFNVTGAGFSTEGLVHRADGSVVKALNPRNAYIPVADPAVGGEEFTYYVEAAANPNLNDDHIPTRTGDRPSWLTGAGSADAPLYQLLRLELAVFDTQVSELAHDLDVLGGLMRELPEADPRRWQLLHSIERALDVVDLQDIAGNATAAREVLRPALAAPAAPGAHRMSAVGHAHIDTAWLWPLRETVRKVARTLSNVTHLMDDHPGFLFAMSQAQQLAWLKEQRPEVYSRVQEKAQKGQFLPVGSLWVEPDTNITGGESLARQLIHGKRFYLDEFGVETEEMWLPDTFGYHAAMPQLMKLAGVRWFLTQKISWNTTNKFPHHTFWWEGIDGTRIFSHFPPVDTYNAEITGAELAHAVGNFQDKEAANSSLLPFGYGDGGGGPTREMLARAERLADLEGSARVVIESPADFFERAHAEYPDAPVWQGELYLEFHRGTLTSQLRTKQGNRRSEHMLREAELWSATAAVRTGFAYPYQALDRLWKTVLLHQFHDILPGSSIAWVHREAEETYAAVTTELGALTDAAQRALAGEGSLPVVFNSAPFARDGVPALGATLRPRPPVRPVAPVPCGDGFVLDNGLVRVRIDARGLVTSAYDIAAEREALAPGAAANLLQLHQDFPNEYDAWDIDAFYRNTVHDLLDADSVRAEDGGVRIVRTFGDSRVEQLVSLPEDSRRLDIDTEIDWHEREKLLKAAFPLDVRAGHSSAEIPFGHVQRPTHTNTSWDAAKFEICAHRFLHLGERGWGAAVVNDSTYGHEVTRDVRADGGTTTTLRLSLLRAPRYPDPDADQGHHRLRYGFVIGADIADAVREGYAFNQPERSLPGSAEVRPLVSTDSEAVVVETVKLADDRSGDIVVRLYEAHGGRARTVLTTGFPLASAVATDLLEREPAPGEGVDAVQADGREIRLALRPFQILTLRLRPGAGN; encoded by the coding sequence GTGCACAGCAAGCGACGCCTCACCGAGCAGCGGCTCGACCGGGTGCTGAACCAGCGCATCAGGCCAGCGGTCCACGCGCGTACCGTCCCGGTCGAGATCGCGATCTGGAACGCGCCGGGCGAACCGGTCTCCGTGTCCGACGGCCTGGCCGCGCCGTACGAGCCCGTGGCGCTCGGGCACCGGTGGGGGCCGCCCTGGTCCACGAGCTGGTTCAGGATCAGCGGCACGGTCCCGCGGGAGTGGGCCGGTCTACGGGTCGAGGCAGTCATCGACCTCGGCTTCAACGTCACCGGTGCGGGCTTCTCCACCGAGGGCCTGGTCCACCGGGCGGACGGCAGCGTGGTGAAGGCCCTCAACCCCCGCAACGCCTATATTCCGGTCGCCGACCCGGCTGTCGGCGGCGAGGAGTTCACCTACTACGTCGAGGCAGCCGCCAATCCCAACCTGAACGACGACCACATCCCCACCCGGACCGGCGACCGCCCCTCCTGGCTGACGGGAGCCGGCTCCGCGGACGCACCCCTGTACCAGCTGCTCCGGCTGGAGTTGGCGGTCTTCGACACGCAGGTGTCGGAACTCGCCCACGACCTGGACGTCCTCGGGGGGCTCATGCGCGAACTGCCCGAGGCCGACCCGCGCCGCTGGCAGCTCCTGCACAGCATCGAGCGGGCCCTGGACGTGGTCGACCTGCAGGACATCGCGGGCAACGCCACCGCCGCCCGCGAGGTGCTGCGCCCGGCGCTCGCCGCCCCCGCCGCACCCGGCGCCCACCGGATGTCCGCCGTCGGGCACGCCCACATCGACACCGCCTGGCTGTGGCCGCTGCGCGAGACCGTCCGCAAGGTCGCCAGGACGCTCTCCAACGTCACCCATCTCATGGACGACCACCCGGGCTTCCTCTTCGCCATGTCCCAGGCCCAGCAACTGGCCTGGCTCAAGGAGCAACGCCCCGAGGTCTACTCCCGGGTCCAGGAGAAGGCGCAGAAGGGGCAGTTCCTCCCCGTCGGCAGCCTGTGGGTGGAGCCCGACACCAACATCACCGGCGGCGAGTCCCTCGCCCGGCAGCTGATCCACGGAAAGCGTTTCTACCTCGACGAGTTCGGCGTAGAGACCGAGGAGATGTGGCTGCCCGACACCTTCGGCTACCACGCGGCCATGCCGCAGCTGATGAAACTGGCCGGGGTCCGGTGGTTCCTCACCCAGAAGATCTCCTGGAACACCACCAACAAGTTCCCGCACCACACCTTCTGGTGGGAGGGCATCGACGGCACCAGGATCTTCAGCCACTTCCCGCCGGTCGACACCTACAACGCCGAGATCACCGGAGCCGAACTCGCGCACGCCGTCGGCAACTTCCAGGACAAGGAGGCGGCCAACAGCTCGCTGCTCCCGTTCGGATACGGAGACGGCGGCGGCGGCCCCACCAGGGAGATGCTGGCGCGGGCGGAGCGGCTCGCCGACCTGGAGGGCTCGGCCCGGGTCGTCATCGAGAGCCCGGCGGACTTCTTCGAGCGGGCCCATGCCGAATACCCCGACGCGCCGGTGTGGCAGGGCGAGCTGTACCTGGAGTTCCACCGCGGCACGCTGACCAGCCAGCTGAGGACCAAGCAGGGCAACCGGCGCAGTGAGCACATGCTGCGGGAGGCGGAGCTGTGGTCGGCGACCGCCGCCGTGCGCACCGGATTCGCGTACCCGTACCAGGCCCTGGACCGGCTGTGGAAGACGGTCCTGCTGCACCAGTTCCACGACATCCTGCCCGGCTCCTCCATCGCCTGGGTGCACCGGGAGGCGGAGGAGACCTATGCCGCCGTCACCACCGAGCTGGGCGCGCTCACGGACGCCGCCCAGCGCGCCCTGGCAGGCGAGGGCAGCCTGCCCGTGGTCTTCAACTCCGCTCCGTTCGCCCGCGACGGTGTCCCCGCCCTCGGCGCCACGCTCCGGCCCCGGCCGCCGGTCCGGCCCGTCGCACCGGTCCCCTGCGGGGACGGTTTCGTACTGGACAACGGCCTGGTCCGTGTCCGGATCGATGCCCGGGGCCTGGTGACCTCGGCGTACGACATCGCGGCCGAGCGCGAAGCGCTGGCCCCCGGCGCCGCCGCCAACCTCCTCCAACTGCACCAGGACTTCCCCAACGAGTACGACGCCTGGGACATCGACGCCTTCTACCGCAACACCGTGCACGACCTCCTCGACGCCGACTCGGTCCGGGCGGAGGACGGCGGTGTCCGGATCGTGCGGACCTTCGGCGACTCCCGCGTCGAGCAGCTGGTCTCCCTGCCCGAGGACTCCCGGCGTCTGGACATCGACACCGAGATCGACTGGCACGAGAGGGAGAAGCTCCTCAAGGCCGCTTTCCCGCTCGACGTACGGGCCGGCCACTCCAGTGCGGAGATCCCCTTCGGACACGTCCAGCGCCCCACCCACACCAACACCAGTTGGGACGCTGCCAAGTTCGAGATCTGCGCCCACCGCTTCCTGCATCTCGGCGAGCGGGGGTGGGGTGCGGCGGTGGTCAACGACTCGACCTACGGGCACGAGGTCACCCGGGACGTCCGCGCCGACGGCGGCACCACCACCACCCTCCGGCTCTCCCTGCTCCGCGCTCCCCGCTACCCCGACCCGGACGCCGACCAGGGCCACCACCGGCTGCGCTACGGGTTCGTCATCGGCGCCGACATCGCCGACGCCGTGCGCGAGGGCTACGCGTTCAACCAGCCGGAGCGCAGCCTCCCCGGCTCGGCCGAGGTCCGGCCGCTCGTCAGCACGGACAGCGAGGCCGTCGTCGTCGAGACGGTCAAACTCGCCGACGACCGTTCCGGCGACATCGTCGTACGCCTCTACGAGGCCCACGGCGGACGCGCCCGAACCGTCCTGACCACCGGCTTCCCGCTGGCGTCGGCGGTCGCGACCGACCTGCTGGAACGCGAACCCGCCCCGGGCGAGGGCGTGGACGCCGTACAGGCGGACGGCCGGGAGATACGCCTGGCGCTCCGCCCGTTCCAGATCCTCACGCTGCGGCTGAGGCCCGGGGCGGGTAACTGA
- a CDS encoding glycoside hydrolase family 35 protein, whose product MPRLEVAVDGFRLDDRPLRIISGGLHYFRIHPEQWADRLRKARLMGLNTVETYVPWNLHSPRPGEFRLDGGLDLCRFLELAAAEGLHVLLRPGPYICAEWEGGGLPSWLLTDEDIELRSCDPRFLKAVDEYLGALLPPVLPYLSTQGGPVIAVQLENEYGAYSNDSAYLEDLAELLHRHGVDVPLFTCDQPSDLERGGLDGVLRTVNLGSRVDAGLAALRTHQPSGPLMCSEFWIGWFDRWGGTHVTRSAADAAADLDQMLAAGASVNIYMFHGGTNFGFTNGANDKGTYRATVTSYDYDACLDEAGDPAPKYAAFREVIARYAPVPEEPVPAPAPKLAPATAELAVCAGLLDQREQLGSAVHADRPQIMEQLGQSFGFVLYETELPAAGPTVLRIAEVRDRAQVFVDGQPVGVLERESHEHSLAFHSPRSGARLAVLVENQGRVNYGQGMHDRKGLLGEVTVNSLAPEDWSSRPLPLDDLGRLSFTASDPASPPVGPTFHRGHLDIEQPADGWIALDGWTKGHVWINGFALGRYWSRGPQTTLYVPAPVLNAGRNEITVLELHSATTRTVELRGTPDLGPVED is encoded by the coding sequence ATGCCACGACTCGAGGTTGCCGTAGACGGCTTCCGTCTCGACGACCGACCGCTGCGAATCATTTCCGGCGGGCTGCACTACTTCCGGATCCATCCGGAGCAGTGGGCCGACCGGCTTCGCAAGGCGCGTCTGATGGGGCTGAACACGGTCGAGACCTACGTCCCGTGGAATCTCCACTCGCCCCGTCCGGGCGAGTTCCGGCTGGACGGAGGTCTCGATCTGTGCCGGTTCCTCGAACTGGCCGCCGCCGAGGGCCTGCACGTCCTGCTCCGCCCCGGCCCGTACATCTGCGCCGAGTGGGAGGGTGGCGGCCTGCCGTCCTGGCTGCTCACCGACGAGGACATCGAACTGCGCAGCTGCGACCCCCGCTTCCTGAAGGCGGTGGACGAGTACCTCGGCGCCCTGCTGCCGCCCGTCCTTCCCTACCTCTCCACGCAGGGCGGCCCGGTCATCGCCGTACAGCTGGAGAACGAGTACGGCGCCTACAGCAACGACTCCGCATATCTGGAGGATCTGGCGGAGCTGCTGCACCGGCACGGAGTCGACGTGCCGCTGTTCACCTGCGACCAGCCCTCAGACCTGGAACGTGGCGGCCTCGACGGCGTCCTGCGCACCGTCAATCTCGGCAGCCGGGTGGACGCCGGGCTCGCCGCCCTGCGCACGCATCAGCCGTCCGGGCCGCTGATGTGCAGCGAGTTCTGGATCGGCTGGTTCGACCGCTGGGGCGGAACCCACGTCACCCGCAGCGCGGCCGACGCCGCGGCGGACCTCGACCAGATGCTCGCGGCCGGTGCCTCGGTCAACATCTACATGTTCCACGGCGGCACCAACTTCGGTTTCACCAACGGCGCCAACGACAAGGGCACCTACCGCGCCACCGTCACCTCGTACGACTACGACGCGTGCCTGGACGAGGCAGGCGACCCCGCCCCCAAGTACGCCGCCTTCCGCGAGGTCATCGCCCGGTACGCGCCCGTCCCCGAGGAGCCGGTACCGGCCCCCGCGCCCAAGCTCGCTCCGGCCACCGCCGAACTCGCCGTGTGCGCGGGCCTGCTGGACCAGCGCGAGCAGCTCGGCAGCGCGGTGCACGCCGACCGCCCGCAGATCATGGAGCAGCTCGGTCAGTCCTTCGGATTCGTCCTGTACGAGACGGAGCTCCCGGCGGCCGGGCCGACCGTCCTGCGCATCGCGGAGGTGCGCGACCGCGCCCAGGTCTTCGTCGACGGCCAGCCCGTCGGCGTACTGGAGCGCGAGAGCCACGAGCACAGCCTCGCCTTCCACTCGCCCCGCAGCGGCGCGCGGTTGGCCGTGCTGGTGGAGAACCAGGGCAGGGTCAACTACGGCCAGGGCATGCACGACCGCAAGGGGCTGCTCGGTGAGGTCACCGTCAACTCACTCGCCCCGGAGGACTGGTCCAGCAGGCCGCTGCCTCTCGATGATCTCGGCAGGCTGTCCTTCACCGCGTCCGATCCCGCCTCGCCCCCGGTCGGCCCCACGTTCCACCGCGGGCACCTGGACATCGAGCAGCCGGCCGACGGCTGGATCGCCCTGGACGGCTGGACCAAGGGCCACGTCTGGATCAACGGCTTCGCTCTCGGCCGGTACTGGTCCCGAGGACCGCAGACCACCCTCTATGTCCCCGCACCGGTCCTGAACGCCGGCCGGAACGAGATCACGGTCCTCGAACTGCACAGCGCCACCACCCGCACGGTGGAGCTGCGGGGCACCCCGGATCTGGGACCCGTCGAGGACTGA
- a CDS encoding glycoside hydrolase family 5 protein: protein MRSARSAPAVRKFFSRVLPATAAAATLVLTGTSASVAAPSPSTSTATPLTGPQLAASWTGPLSTRGRYIVDANGNRFKLKAGNWSGAQGTYEGSGDVNDPANHQADQDSHNIPLGLDRAPLKQITDDFHELGLNSIRLPFANAMLHDSTIVPDSAVAANPQLKGKTPLQVYDAVVAALTAEGFAVILNNHTTTYRFCCGLDGNERWNSGQTAQQWQDDWVSLVNRYKANKRVVGADLRNEIRRDTLDDPNWGMGDDHDAYAAFELAGTRILGADPDMLIIMEGINWQGIPLDGLNYGRPMLTPVRNLSNTLIASGKLVYAAHFYGYTGPNYTGAASGPGHTNDWPYEDFPLDQLKQLVNDEALFVTQAGQHFTAPVWISEFGAAGRGSDDAKEKTWFDNFTDILVQNDTDFAIWPMVGWTDANGKPQDNWALISYDATGKRQSLSDPGDWRSADWNKLVNASGVSGPVAQVDHWNMLDLDFRDHNVSSHMLAQGDWSPGYRKGNCPDSQRLIGLGRSDKRGLCTDANQPAKGTGDWVAVHDDRYVTHGDWASGYNKLQCPDNTFAVGYSVSGNAMAGLLCAPSAAPLPLTGRNVWFDKSDNRPASGGSVQSDWAPGYYKGQCTDKEYVAGVAFTWQWNHGGVPDALLCRPLS from the coding sequence ATGAGATCCGCTAGGTCGGCTCCCGCCGTCAGGAAATTCTTCTCCCGCGTCCTGCCCGCCACGGCAGCCGCGGCCACCCTCGTTCTCACCGGAACCTCCGCTTCCGTCGCAGCGCCGTCCCCCAGCACCAGCACCGCAACCCCCCTGACCGGACCGCAGCTGGCAGCCTCCTGGACGGGGCCGCTGAGCACCCGGGGGCGGTACATCGTCGATGCCAACGGCAACCGCTTCAAGCTGAAGGCCGGCAACTGGTCCGGCGCCCAGGGCACTTACGAGGGCAGCGGCGACGTCAACGACCCCGCGAACCACCAGGCGGACCAGGATTCCCACAACATCCCGCTGGGCCTGGACCGCGCGCCGCTGAAACAGATCACGGACGACTTCCACGAACTCGGACTGAACAGCATCCGGCTGCCGTTCGCCAACGCGATGCTGCACGACTCCACGATCGTGCCCGACTCGGCCGTCGCGGCCAACCCGCAGCTCAAGGGCAAGACCCCGCTGCAGGTGTACGACGCGGTGGTGGCGGCCCTGACCGCCGAGGGGTTCGCGGTCATCCTCAACAACCACACCACCACCTACCGCTTCTGCTGCGGCCTGGACGGCAACGAGCGCTGGAACAGCGGCCAGACCGCCCAGCAGTGGCAGGACGACTGGGTCTCCCTGGTGAACCGCTACAAGGCGAACAAGCGGGTCGTCGGCGCCGACCTGCGTAACGAGATCCGCCGCGACACCCTGGACGACCCCAACTGGGGCATGGGCGACGACCACGACGCGTACGCGGCCTTCGAGCTGGCGGGCACCCGCATCCTGGGAGCCGACCCCGACATGCTGATCATCATGGAGGGCATCAACTGGCAGGGCATCCCGCTGGACGGGCTGAACTACGGCCGGCCGATGCTGACCCCGGTCCGCAACCTCTCCAACACCCTGATCGCCTCGGGGAAGCTGGTCTACGCCGCGCACTTCTACGGCTACACCGGGCCGAACTACACGGGCGCCGCCAGTGGACCGGGCCACACCAACGACTGGCCGTACGAGGACTTCCCGCTCGACCAGCTGAAGCAACTGGTCAACGACGAGGCCCTGTTCGTCACCCAGGCCGGCCAGCACTTCACCGCCCCCGTCTGGATCAGCGAGTTCGGTGCGGCCGGCCGGGGATCGGACGACGCCAAGGAGAAGACCTGGTTCGACAACTTCACCGACATCCTGGTCCAGAACGACACCGACTTCGCCATCTGGCCGATGGTCGGATGGACCGACGCCAACGGCAAACCGCAGGACAACTGGGCCCTGATCTCCTACGACGCCACCGGCAAGCGGCAGAGCCTCAGCGACCCCGGTGACTGGCGCTCCGCCGACTGGAACAAGCTGGTCAACGCCTCCGGCGTCTCCGGTCCGGTCGCACAGGTCGACCACTGGAACATGCTCGACCTCGACTTCCGCGACCACAACGTCTCCTCCCACATGCTCGCCCAGGGCGACTGGAGCCCCGGCTACCGCAAGGGCAACTGCCCCGACAGCCAGCGTCTGATCGGCCTCGGCCGCAGCGACAAGCGCGGGCTGTGCACCGACGCGAACCAGCCCGCCAAGGGCACCGGTGACTGGGTGGCCGTCCATGACGACCGCTACGTCACGCACGGCGACTGGGCCTCGGGCTACAACAAGCTCCAGTGCCCCGACAACACCTTCGCCGTCGGCTACAGCGTCAGCGGCAACGCCATGGCCGGCCTGCTCTGCGCGCCGTCCGCCGCACCGCTGCCGCTGACCGGCCGCAACGTCTGGTTCGACAAGAGCGACAACCGTCCCGCGTCGGGCGGCTCGGTCCAGAGCGACTGGGCCCCCGGCTACTACAAGGGTCAGTGCACCGACAAGGAGTACGTCGCCGGTGTCGCCTTCACCTGGCAGTGGAACCACGGCGGCGTGCCCGACGCGCTGCTCTGCCGTCCGCTGAGCTGA
- a CDS encoding carbohydrate ABC transporter permease has protein sequence MTTARHLPPVLRRSVRGVLAGLLTAVFLAPFYLMLRNALMDTQGLTSPHWTWWPSSMHWENFSSLFSDPALHMGQALGNSLLIAGITAPVSTLLASAAGYALARIPVPGRGVLLALVVATLMIPGSVTFVPTFVVVGSMGGVNTLWGIIAPGLFNPFAVLLFRNFYLQFPSEIEEAGRLDGLGWLGLYRRIALPSSGAMLASLGALAFIDSWNAFLWPLVIGQDPSSWTAQIALSTFLTSQTVNLPGLFAGAVVTIAPLVAMFLVAQRYIVEGIATSGLKG, from the coding sequence ATGACAACCGCCCGACACCTGCCGCCGGTACTGCGCCGGTCCGTGCGTGGCGTGCTGGCCGGCCTGCTGACGGCAGTGTTCCTGGCGCCCTTCTATCTGATGCTGCGCAATGCCCTGATGGACACGCAGGGTCTGACGTCACCGCACTGGACCTGGTGGCCGTCGTCGATGCACTGGGAGAACTTCAGCTCGCTCTTCAGCGACCCCGCGCTGCACATGGGCCAGGCCCTCGGCAACTCGTTGCTGATCGCCGGGATCACCGCCCCGGTGTCGACGCTCCTCGCGTCGGCCGCCGGGTACGCCCTCGCGCGGATCCCGGTACCCGGACGGGGCGTTCTGCTCGCCCTGGTGGTGGCGACGCTGATGATCCCGGGCTCGGTGACGTTCGTCCCCACCTTCGTCGTCGTGGGCTCCATGGGCGGGGTCAACACCCTGTGGGGGATCATCGCGCCCGGACTGTTCAACCCCTTCGCCGTTCTGCTGTTCCGTAACTTCTACCTCCAGTTCCCCAGCGAGATCGAGGAGGCCGGACGCCTGGACGGGCTCGGCTGGCTCGGTCTCTACCGCCGGATCGCCCTGCCGTCGTCCGGAGCGATGCTCGCCTCGCTCGGCGCGCTCGCCTTCATCGACAGCTGGAACGCCTTCCTGTGGCCGCTGGTCATCGGGCAGGACCCGTCCTCGTGGACGGCCCAGATCGCCCTGTCGACGTTCCTCACCTCACAGACCGTCAACCTGCCCGGACTGTTCGCGGGGGCCGTCGTGACCATCGCGCCACTGGTGGCCATGTTCCTGGTCGCCCAGCGCTACATCGTCGAAGGCATCGCCACCAGCGGGCTCAAGGGCTGA
- a CDS encoding carbohydrate ABC transporter permease, producing MTSAPPSTLDPERVGCPAAEPRGTAPLRRSRTDWRAWGAFALLAGPLLIGLGLFKYVAIGWSFLLSLSEARGTIALGHWVGLDNYQTLFSDAVFRKSLGQILLFTVFIVPLTFAASLGLALLVHRIRRGRAVLRTAFLIPAAVSYVAASLLWKMSLFNGLPSGIANTIGGWFGMDVEPWLQTTSPPLYWVALVTLRLWLQVGFYMVLFLAGLQGIPKEMYEAAALDGATGLRLLRRITLPMLRNTSVAVLMLQFIAAFQAFDEFYNLFNSGQSGGAAAPVRTPLGYLYDTAMGSQNYGLGSAGAFVLTALIVCVTLIQGRITGFGKGEE from the coding sequence ATGACGTCCGCACCTCCATCCACGCTTGACCCCGAGCGTGTCGGGTGCCCCGCGGCCGAGCCGCGGGGCACCGCCCCCCTCCGCCGTTCCCGCACGGACTGGCGTGCCTGGGGAGCGTTCGCACTGCTCGCCGGGCCCCTGCTGATCGGCCTGGGCCTCTTCAAGTACGTTGCCATCGGCTGGAGTTTCCTGCTCAGTCTCAGTGAGGCCCGCGGCACCATCGCCCTGGGGCACTGGGTCGGCCTGGACAACTACCAGACGCTGTTCTCCGATGCGGTGTTCCGTAAGTCACTCGGCCAGATCCTGCTGTTCACGGTGTTCATCGTGCCGCTGACGTTCGCCGCCTCGCTGGGGCTCGCGCTGCTGGTGCACCGCATCCGGCGCGGCCGGGCCGTCCTGCGCACCGCCTTCCTGATCCCGGCTGCCGTCTCCTACGTCGCAGCTTCCCTGCTGTGGAAGATGTCGCTGTTCAACGGGTTGCCGAGCGGCATCGCCAACACCATCGGCGGCTGGTTCGGCATGGACGTCGAACCATGGCTGCAGACCACCTCGCCGCCGCTGTACTGGGTCGCCCTCGTCACCCTCCGCCTCTGGCTCCAGGTCGGCTTCTACATGGTGCTCTTCCTGGCCGGGCTCCAGGGCATCCCGAAGGAGATGTACGAGGCCGCCGCCCTCGACGGCGCCACCGGCCTGCGACTGCTGCGCAGGATCACCCTGCCGATGCTGCGCAACACCTCGGTAGCCGTCCTGATGCTGCAGTTCATCGCCGCTTTCCAGGCGTTCGACGAGTTCTACAACCTGTTCAACAGCGGGCAGTCCGGAGGGGCAGCGGCCCCGGTCCGAACCCCGCTGGGCTATCTCTACGACACCGCGATGGGTTCCCAGAACTACGGCCTCGGGTCGGCCGGAGCCTTCGTGCTCACCGCCCTCATCGTCTGCGTGACCCTGATCCAGGGCCGGATCACCGGCTTCGGGAAGGGTGAGGAGTGA
- a CDS encoding ABC transporter substrate-binding protein: protein MSAQRAKLSRRGFLGGSVLFVAGAAVACSSDPTGGGSSGAKTTLNVWSHAYGEAGTQQALTRYATAFTKAHPDIAVKVTWTPGDYTSKLNATLLTDAAPDVFEIGDFSESFARSGQIAELDDLYGSAKSDFNPGALEMVTVAGKLYGVKTLDDIMMLYFRKSTLSKAGITPPQSFDELVEAAKALSSKKTKGLFVGQDGLGDSAILSVFSNGGDLVTHDGKAAFGSAQAAEAVAGLKRLHDDKSLLLGFTTDWWDPSALTQNVVPMQWGGLWSMPAIKTALGDDFGVLPWPAFKSGGKPAVRVGGWSTCVNAKGKHVEAAKKFVQWLWVQQTDLQEDWSQSYGLHVPPRKSVAATASKLSQGPAKETVELGAKYGRNNPSTWNKTVSDLFAAAAAKIVSGQGDAAKLLADAAKRAQSDIDKQRAS, encoded by the coding sequence GTGAGCGCACAGAGAGCCAAGCTTAGCCGCAGGGGATTCCTCGGCGGATCCGTCCTGTTCGTCGCAGGAGCAGCGGTCGCCTGCAGCAGCGACCCGACCGGTGGTGGCTCCTCCGGGGCGAAGACCACCCTGAACGTCTGGTCCCACGCCTACGGCGAGGCCGGTACCCAGCAGGCCCTCACCCGTTACGCCACCGCGTTCACCAAGGCCCACCCGGACATCGCGGTCAAGGTCACCTGGACGCCGGGCGACTACACCAGCAAGCTCAACGCGACCCTGCTCACCGATGCCGCCCCGGACGTCTTCGAGATCGGCGACTTCAGCGAGAGCTTCGCCCGGAGCGGCCAGATAGCCGAGCTGGACGACCTCTACGGCAGCGCCAAGTCCGACTTCAACCCGGGCGCCCTCGAGATGGTGACCGTCGCGGGCAAGCTCTACGGCGTCAAGACCCTCGACGACATCATGATGCTCTACTTCCGCAAGAGCACGCTGTCCAAGGCCGGCATCACCCCGCCCCAGAGCTTCGACGAGCTCGTCGAAGCGGCCAAGGCCCTGAGCTCCAAGAAGACCAAGGGGCTGTTCGTCGGCCAGGACGGTCTGGGCGACAGCGCCATCCTGTCCGTGTTCTCCAACGGCGGCGACCTCGTCACCCACGACGGCAAGGCGGCCTTCGGCTCCGCCCAGGCCGCCGAGGCCGTGGCCGGGCTCAAGCGCCTCCACGACGACAAGTCCCTGCTGCTCGGATTCACCACCGACTGGTGGGACCCCTCGGCCCTCACCCAGAACGTCGTCCCGATGCAGTGGGGCGGCCTCTGGTCGATGCCCGCCATCAAGACCGCACTCGGTGACGACTTCGGCGTCCTGCCCTGGCCCGCCTTCAAGTCCGGCGGCAAGCCTGCTGTGCGCGTCGGTGGCTGGAGCACCTGCGTCAACGCCAAGGGCAAGCACGTGGAAGCAGCCAAGAAGTTCGTCCAGTGGCTCTGGGTCCAGCAGACCGACCTCCAGGAGGACTGGTCGCAGAGCTACGGCCTCCACGTCCCGCCACGCAAGTCCGTCGCCGCCACCGCCAGCAAGCTCAGCCAGGGACCTGCCAAGGAGACCGTCGAACTGGGCGCCAAGTACGGCAGGAACAACCCCAGCACCTGGAACAAGACCGTGAGCGACCTCTTCGCCGCAGCCGCGGCGAAGATCGTCAGCGGGCAGGGCGACGCCGCCAAGCTCCTGGCCGACGCGGCCAAGCGGGCCCAGAGTGACATCGACAAGCAGCGCGCATCATGA